One region of Oryza sativa Japonica Group chromosome 5, ASM3414082v1 genomic DNA includes:
- the LOC4339195 gene encoding protein ABA AND ROS SENSITIVE 1 — protein MDQRKALFRAKLREREAKEKQERRIDPSLVRYNEFDQPICRICNVTLKSEALWPAHQVSRKHHEAKAAAAASAKAPSGAGSRGNKANHEQPAESQKPKSSTLPANFFENQGMKRHSDGAGSEGRSVRREVADVQQKTKEASKTKPSVNFEKIPKKESQANTNVKGVLPGNFFDYNDEDEDPAPTEANSAPGNPPISNRMQVKGVPDGFFDGNKNSNGMQPSEPSQSSKAVKSSETSEVKGSLPEGFFDNKDADLRARGIQPPKIDINDAYKEFEKEIQEDLQEVDDRLEEEEIDAAAEREEYLTLEQEEYRQRVDMLKKQLTESKAARTTKANSKPVGMDMLSSSDSSSDEEDDSTDFAVDWRAQHLK, from the exons atGGATCAGAGGAAGGCGTTGTTCCGGGCGAAGCTCCGGGAGCGCGAGGCCAAGGAGAAGCAGGAGAGGCGCATCGACCCCTCCCTCGTCAG GTACAATGAATTTGATCAGCCCATCTGCAGAATCTGCAATGTTACTCTGAAATCTGAAGCACTTTGGCCTGCACATCAAGTTTCACGAAAACATCATGAG GCAAAAGCCGCTGCAGCTGCATCTGCTAAAGCTCCATCAGGTGCAGGGTCTCGTGGCAATAAGGCCAATCATGAACAACCTGCAGAGTCTCAGAAACCAAAATCTTCCACATTGCCTGCCAACTTTTTTGAAAACCAGGGAATGAAGAGGCATAGTGATG GCGCTGGTTCTGAAGGAAGGTCTGTGCGTCGGGAGGTAGCTGATGTTCAGCAAAAAACCAAAGAAGCAAGCAAAACTAAGCCATCTGTCAATTTTGAGAAAATACCAAAGAAAGAAAGTCAAGCCAATACCAATGTCAAAGGTGTTCTTCCAGGGAACTTTTTTGACTAtaatgatgaagatgaagatccAGCTCCTACTGAGGCGAATAGTGCACCTGGAAATCCTCCAATTTCAAATCGCATGCAGGTGAAAGGTGTACCTGATGGCTTCTTTGATGGCAACAAAAACAGCAATGGCATGCAACCCAGTGAACCAAGTCAATCGTCTAAAGCCGTAAAGAGTTCAGAAACTTCTGAAGTAAAAGGATCGCTACCAGAAGGTTTCTTTGATAACAAAGATGCAGATCTCCGTGCTCGTGGTATCCAACCTCCGAAAATCGATATCAA tgaTGCTTACAAAGAATTTGAGAAGGAAATTCAGGAGGACTTGCAGGAAGTTGATGATCGCCTTGAAGAAGAGGAG ATTGATGCTGCTGCTGAGAGAGAAGAGTACTTGACATTAGAGCAAGA GGAGTATAGGCAGCGGGTGGATATGCTGAAGAAACAGCTTACCGAGTCAAAAGCCGCCCGTACCACTAAAGCAAACAGCAAACCTGTTGGTATGGACATGTTGTCAAGCAGCGACTCATCTAGTGACGAGGAAGATGACAGCACGGATTTTGCTGTTGATTGGAGAGCACAACATTTGAAATGA
- the LOC136351142 gene encoding basic leucine zipper 23-like, whose protein sequence is MDDVPSQLLFSHPEVPDSFDDFLNNITTCTHTHTCNPPGPSATMHTHTCLHTHTQVFASGSGEDDIKEDLTKTRRPLGNREAVRKYREKKKAHAAFLEEEVKKLRAANQQLLKRLQGHAALEAEVIRLRSILLDVRGKIDMEIGTFPYQKPCSVGSVACTDPGMCFNGNSEIGGVWEECSRPVGADRMIDKDGSMSQEIDIPGPVHSISMDVVGSLVTSASLSE, encoded by the coding sequence ATGGACGATGTCCCAAGTCAATTGCTCTTCTCCCATCCGGAGGTGCCTGATAGCTTCGATGATTTCTTGAACAACATCACAACCTGCACCCACACCCACACCTGCAATCCTCCTGGTCCGTCGGCAACCATGCACACCCACACATGCTTGCACACGCACACCCAGGTCTTCGCCTCCGGCAGTGGCGAAGATGACATCAAGGAGGACCTGACGAAGACCCGGAGGCCGCTGGGGAACAGGGAAGCCGTGCGCAAGTATcgggagaagaagaaggcgcATGCGGCTTTCTTGGAGGAGGAGGTCAAGAAGCTCCGCGCCGCCAATCAGCAGCTGCTGAAGCGATTGCAGGGCCATGCTGCGCTCGAGGCTGAGGTGATCAGGTTAAGGAGCATCCTACTCGATGTCCGGGGCAAGATTGATATGGAGATCGGCACATTCCCTTACCAGAAGCCGTGCAGTGTTGGCTCTGTGGCATGCACTGATCCAGGTATGTGCTTCAATGGCAATTCTGAGATTGGAGGGGTCTGGGAGGAGTGCTCTAGACCAGTGGGTGCAGATCGCATGATCGACAAAGATGGTAGCATGTCACAGGAAATTGATATCCCAGGACCGGTGCATTCCATTTCCATGGATGTTGTCGGAAGCTTGGTGACTTCTGCTTCTCTATCTGAGTGA